A stretch of the Xiphophorus couchianus chromosome 15, X_couchianus-1.0, whole genome shotgun sequence genome encodes the following:
- the rnf217 gene encoding E3 ubiquitin-protein ligase RNF217 isoform X2: MGRAKSGMEDDEPIADACEMPSFISDFEEGRGKLSRNQPTGTSITDGEVEVPVGGLSRSVIRSNSRLSLDGGDGRTWKRRGEGERDAEGNNNNNCNGGGVGAAGRRRRASAVEVLRRNFGDTKSPSRCFSAKSRMQSGVEHGAGGESGNNDCKDVDGAECGECPKSDVETGGAGDKNELPSNELTTSDVTGVKYLTVREKCHPKTEDDSNAVTLSESLSAKEHVYCTVYCIANETHRTDAEITDRYDDAVTSGETETDLETVTVGDQGTEPVLYTLDDLVDPFGDISHRLDRVQAGAESHIEDCRVCLEEKPIASLPCCGKALCEECLKVYVSSLVKEGNVVINCPITECTGTLEEGLIISHLSREGVVKYRYFLQLSQLDSSTKPCPQCSHFTSLKESSTNRNDHKYKIQCISCQFVWCFKCHAPWHDGIKCRDYIQGDKLLRTWASVIEHGQRNAQKCPRCKIHIQRTEGCDHMACSQCGTNFCYRCGERYRSLRFFGDHNSNLSVFGCKYRFFPDRPHVRRLLRGSVFGLFIFPVYYFCKKRKKEQEQQTRGSGRWI, encoded by the exons ATGGGGAGAGCTAAATCGGGGATGGAAGATGACGAACCGATAGCTGACGCCTGCGAGATGCCGAGCTTTATAAGCGATTTCGAAGAGGGAAGGGGGAAATTGTCCCGCAACCAGCCGACAGGAACTTCCATCACGGACGGTGAAGTTGAGGTGCCAGTAGGGGGCCTGAGCCGATCTGTCATCCGTTCAAACTCCCGCTTGTCCCTCGACGGAGGCGACGGGAGGACGTGGAAGAGGAGAGGCGAGGGAGAGAGGGATGCGGagggcaacaacaacaacaactgcaaCGGCGGAGGAGTCGGAgcagcagggaggaggaggagggcgagCGCTGTGGAGGTGCTGAGGAGGAATTTCGGTGATACCAAGTCGCCCTCTCGCTGTTTCAGTGCAAAAAGTCGGATGCAGAGCGGAGTGGAACATGGAGCCGGCGGAGAAAGTGGTAATAACGACTGTAAGGACGTGGATGGAGCAGAATGTGGTGAGTGTCCAAAGTCGGACGTAGAGACGGGAGGAGCCGGTGATAAAAACGAGCTGCCTTCAAACGAGTTGACGACTTCAGATGTTAcaggagttaaatatttaacggTCAGAGAGAAGTGCCACCCTAAAACTGAAGACGACAGCAACGCTGTGACTTTAAGTGAGTCGCTTAGTGCCAAAGAGCACGTTTACTGTACGGTATACTGCATTGCCAACGAGACTCATCGGACAGATGCTGAAATCACGGACCGCTACGATGACGCTGTCACATCGGGCGAAACAGAAACAGACTTGGAGACCGTAACGGTGGGGGACCAGGGCACCGAACCGGTGCTGTACACGCTGGATGACCTGGTGGACCCGTTCGGGGACATATCCCACCGCCTGGATAGGGTGCAGGCCGGTGCGGAGAGTCACATAGAGGATTGCCGGGTGTGCCTGGAGGAGAAACCCATCGCATCCCTGCCCTGCTGCGGGAAGGCCTTGTGTGAGGAGTGTCTGAAAGTCTACGTCAGCTCCCTG gtgAAGGAGGGCAATGTTGTCATCAACTGTCCAATCACGGAGTGTACGGGCACCCTGGAGGAGGGATTAATAATTTCCCACTTGAGCAGGGAAGGGGTGGTAAAGTACCGCTACTTTTTGCAGCTAAGTCAGCTGGACTCGAGCACAAAACCCTGTCCCCAGTGCAGCCACTTCACCTCTCTGAAGGAAAGCAGCACAAACCGCAACGACCACAAATACAAG ATCCAGTGCATCAGCTGCCAGTTTGTGTGGTGTTTTAAATGCCACGCGCCCTGGCATGATGGAATCAAGTGTCGCGACTACATTCAAGGGGACAAGCTGCTACGAACCTGGGCGAGTGTCATCGAGCATGGGCAGAGGAACGCCCAGAAGTGTCCACGGTGCAAG ATCCACATCCAGCGAACAGAGGGATGTGATCACATGGCCTGTTCCCAGTGTGGCACTAACTTCTGTTACCGCTGTGGAGAGCGTTACCGAAGCCTCAG ATTCTTCGGGGACCACAATTCCAACCTCAGTGTGTTTGGCTGCAAGTACCGATTCTTCCCTGATAGGCCCCATGTCAGGCGGCTACTTAGAGGCTCTGTCTTTG GTTTGTTCATTTTCCCCGTCTACTACTTTtgtaaaaagaggaagaaggagcAGGAGCAGCAAACCCGAGGCTCCGGGCGCTGGATCTAG
- the rnf217 gene encoding E3 ubiquitin-protein ligase RNF217 isoform X1, which produces MGRAKSGMEDDEPIADACEMPSFISDFEEGRGKLSRNQPTGTSITDGEVEVPVGGLSRSVIRSNSRLSLDGGDGRTWKRRGEGERDAEGNNNNNCNGGGVGAAGRRRRASAVEVLRRNFGDTKSPSRCFSAKSRMQSGVEHGAGGESGNNDCKDVDGAECGECPKSDVETGGAGDKNELPSNELTTSDVTGVKYLTVREKCHPKTEDDSNAVTLSESLSAKEHVYCTVYCIANETHRTDAEITDRYDDAVTSGETETDLETVTVGDQGTEPVLYTLDDLVDPFGDISHRLDRVQAGAESHIEDCRVCLEEKPIASLPCCGKALCEECLKVYVSSLVKEGNVVINCPITECTGTLEEGLIISHLSREGVVKYRYFLQLSQLDSSTKPCPQCSHFTSLKESSTNRNDHKYKIQCISCQFVWCFKCHAPWHDGIKCRDYIQGDKLLRTWASVIEHGQRNAQKCPRCKIHIQRTEGCDHMACSQCGTNFCYRCGERYRSLRFFGDHNSNLSVFGCKYRFFPDRPHVRRLLRGSVFAAKSLLAPLVFVLMIVVGALALVIGLFIFPVYYFCKKRKKEQEQQTRGSGRWI; this is translated from the exons ATGGGGAGAGCTAAATCGGGGATGGAAGATGACGAACCGATAGCTGACGCCTGCGAGATGCCGAGCTTTATAAGCGATTTCGAAGAGGGAAGGGGGAAATTGTCCCGCAACCAGCCGACAGGAACTTCCATCACGGACGGTGAAGTTGAGGTGCCAGTAGGGGGCCTGAGCCGATCTGTCATCCGTTCAAACTCCCGCTTGTCCCTCGACGGAGGCGACGGGAGGACGTGGAAGAGGAGAGGCGAGGGAGAGAGGGATGCGGagggcaacaacaacaacaactgcaaCGGCGGAGGAGTCGGAgcagcagggaggaggaggagggcgagCGCTGTGGAGGTGCTGAGGAGGAATTTCGGTGATACCAAGTCGCCCTCTCGCTGTTTCAGTGCAAAAAGTCGGATGCAGAGCGGAGTGGAACATGGAGCCGGCGGAGAAAGTGGTAATAACGACTGTAAGGACGTGGATGGAGCAGAATGTGGTGAGTGTCCAAAGTCGGACGTAGAGACGGGAGGAGCCGGTGATAAAAACGAGCTGCCTTCAAACGAGTTGACGACTTCAGATGTTAcaggagttaaatatttaacggTCAGAGAGAAGTGCCACCCTAAAACTGAAGACGACAGCAACGCTGTGACTTTAAGTGAGTCGCTTAGTGCCAAAGAGCACGTTTACTGTACGGTATACTGCATTGCCAACGAGACTCATCGGACAGATGCTGAAATCACGGACCGCTACGATGACGCTGTCACATCGGGCGAAACAGAAACAGACTTGGAGACCGTAACGGTGGGGGACCAGGGCACCGAACCGGTGCTGTACACGCTGGATGACCTGGTGGACCCGTTCGGGGACATATCCCACCGCCTGGATAGGGTGCAGGCCGGTGCGGAGAGTCACATAGAGGATTGCCGGGTGTGCCTGGAGGAGAAACCCATCGCATCCCTGCCCTGCTGCGGGAAGGCCTTGTGTGAGGAGTGTCTGAAAGTCTACGTCAGCTCCCTG gtgAAGGAGGGCAATGTTGTCATCAACTGTCCAATCACGGAGTGTACGGGCACCCTGGAGGAGGGATTAATAATTTCCCACTTGAGCAGGGAAGGGGTGGTAAAGTACCGCTACTTTTTGCAGCTAAGTCAGCTGGACTCGAGCACAAAACCCTGTCCCCAGTGCAGCCACTTCACCTCTCTGAAGGAAAGCAGCACAAACCGCAACGACCACAAATACAAG ATCCAGTGCATCAGCTGCCAGTTTGTGTGGTGTTTTAAATGCCACGCGCCCTGGCATGATGGAATCAAGTGTCGCGACTACATTCAAGGGGACAAGCTGCTACGAACCTGGGCGAGTGTCATCGAGCATGGGCAGAGGAACGCCCAGAAGTGTCCACGGTGCAAG ATCCACATCCAGCGAACAGAGGGATGTGATCACATGGCCTGTTCCCAGTGTGGCACTAACTTCTGTTACCGCTGTGGAGAGCGTTACCGAAGCCTCAG ATTCTTCGGGGACCACAATTCCAACCTCAGTGTGTTTGGCTGCAAGTACCGATTCTTCCCTGATAGGCCCCATGTCAGGCGGCTACTTAGAGGCTCTGTCTTTG cTGCTAAATCGCTGTTAGCTCCGCTGGTCTTCGTGCTGATGATAGTAGTCGGAGCTCTCGCTCTGGTGATAG GTTTGTTCATTTTCCCCGTCTACTACTTTtgtaaaaagaggaagaaggagcAGGAGCAGCAAACCCGAGGCTCCGGGCGCTGGATCTAG